A genomic region of Conger conger chromosome 6, fConCon1.1, whole genome shotgun sequence contains the following coding sequences:
- the LOC133131699 gene encoding long-chain fatty acid transport protein 2-like isoform X1, producing the protein MYVLYTVLAGLAILPLFLHIIFPYFMRDLQFVVRCINFAIQIRKKPCYTILDSFLDKVKKHPEKPFIVFENTTYSYLDADKQSNKIGRSLMEFASLKEGDTAALFLGNEPIYVFLWLGLSKIGCKVALLNNNIRTKSLLHCFSCSGANVLIAATELRDAVEEVLPALQDQNISVFLLSAECDTVGIETLTDKISRASDEPLSPDLRSKITLKSPAIYIYTSGTTGLPKAALINHERMWMASFLQRLVGVTSDDVLYVCLPLYHSSAFLMGLTAGIERGLTIILRRKFSASQFWDDCRKYNVTVIQYIGELIRYLCNTPKKANDRNHKVRLALGNGIRADAWSEFLHRFGNVHIRECYGATEGNVGFINYMGKVGAIGRDIFLFRKLVPYALIKYDTEREEPVRDSRGFCSEVPRGEAGLFVGKITKTSPFVGYAKSNDQTEKKKLRDVFEKGDLYFNSGDLLKVDQDGFIYFQDRIGDTFRWKGENVATTEVTDIMILVDSIEEANVYGVMVPGHEGRIGMAALKLKDGHGFDGYDTYQCIKTNLPSYARPRFIRIQNSLVVTGTFKQIKGKLAKDGFNPAAIQDPLYILDETKGYIPMTQEMYNSIISGRIRL; encoded by the exons ATGTACGTATTATATACTGTTTTAGCTGGATTGGCTATTTTGCCTTTGTTTCTGCACATCATCTTTCCTTACTTCATGCGTGATTTGCAATTTGTGGTAAGGTGCATAAATTTCGCAATACAAATTCGAAAAAAACCATGCTATACCATTTTGGACAGTTTTTTGGACAAGGTGAAGAAACACCCGGAAAAACCATTTATTGTTTTCGAGAACACAACATACTCTTACTTGGATGCAGATAAACAAAGCAACAAAATTGGCAGAAGTTTGATGGAGTTCGCTAGTTTAAAGGAAGGTGATACTGCAGCGCTCTTTCTCGGAAATGAGCCAATCTATGTATTCCTCTGGTTGGGACTGTCGAAAATTGGCTGTAAAGTTGCTCTATTAAATAACAACATTAGGACAAAATCATTGCTGCACTGCTTCTCATGTAGTGGAGCAAATGTGCTAATTGCTGCAACAG AGCTGAGAGATGCTGTTGAGGAGGTGCTGCCAGCACTGCAAGACCAGAACATCTCAGTCTTCCTCCTCAGTGCAGAATGTGACACGGTGGGGATCGAAACCCTCACTGATAAAATCAGCCGTGCCTCCGATGAGCCCCTGTCGCCAGACCTGCGGTCAAAAATTACTTTGAAAAGCCCGGCAATTTATATCTATACTTCGGGCACCACAG GTCTTCCAAAGGCTGCTTTGATTAATCACGAGAGGATGTGGATGGCATCGTTTCTTCAGCGTCTGGTCGGAGTGACCTCAGATGATGTGCTTTACGTTTGTCTTCCTCTGTACCATAGCTCAGCATTTCTCATGGGACTTACTGCAGGGATTGAACGGG GCTTGACAATTATTTTAAGACGAAAATTTTCTGCCTCTCAGTTCTGGGATGACTGCAGGAAATACAATGTTACAGTGATACAGTACATTGGAGAATTAATACGATACCTCTGCAACACTCCAAAG AAAGCCAATGACAGAAATCACAAGGTTAGGCTAGCCCTGGGCAATGGTATACGAGCTGACGCGTGGTCAGAATTCCTTCACAGATTTGGAAATGTACATATCAGGGAATGTTATGGTGCCACAGAAGGCAATGTTGGCTTCATAAACTATATGGGAAAAGTTGGTGCAATTGGGcgggacatttttttatttcgg AAACTAGTTCCCTACGCACTGATTAAGTACgacacagaaagagaggagCCAGTGCGGGACTCAAGAGGATTTTGTTCGGAAGTCCCAAGAG gaGAGGCTGGCCTTTTTGTGGGGAAGATAACAAAGACCTCACCTTTTGTTGGATATGCTAAGAGCAATGATCAGACAGAGAAGAAGAAGCTGAGAGATGTTTTTGAAAAAGGTGACCTTTATTTCAACAGTGGTGACCTTCTGAAGGTTGACCAGGATGGGTTTATCTACTTTCAGGACCGCATCGGTGACACATTCAG ATGGAAGGGGGAGAATGTGGCAACCACAGAAGTTACAGATATTATGATACTGGTGGACAGCATCGAGGAAGCCAATGTCTATGGAGTCATGGTGCCAG GACATGAGGGAAGAATAGGAATGGCTGCCCTCAAGTTGAAAGATGGCCACGGATTTGATGGCTATGACACATACCAGTGCATCAAGACCAACCTGCCCAGTTATGCAAGACCTCGCTTTATTAGGATTCAG AATTCTCTGGTGGTCACTGGAACATTCAAGCAGATTAaagggaaattggcaaaggatggTTTCAACCCAGCGGCGATACAGGATCCACTATATATCCTGGATGAGACTAAAGGCTACATTCCAATGACACAGGAGATGTACAATTCAATCATTTCCGGTAGAATCAGGTTGTGA
- the LOC133131699 gene encoding long-chain fatty acid transport protein 2-like isoform X2 gives MYVLYTVLAGLAILPLFLHIIFPYFMRDLQFVVRCINFAIQIRKKPCYTILDSFLDKVKKHPEKPFIVFENTTYSYLDADKQSNKIGRSLMEFASLKEGDTAALFLGNEPIYVFLWLGLSKIGCKVALLNNNIRTKSLLHCFSCSGANVLIAATELRDAVEEVLPALQDQNISVFLLSAECDTVGIETLTDKISRASDEPLSPDLRSKITLKSPAIYIYTSGTTGLPKAALINHERMWMASFLQRLVGVTSDDFWDDCRKYNVTVIQYIGELIRYLCNTPKKANDRNHKVRLALGNGIRADAWSEFLHRFGNVHIRECYGATEGNVGFINYMGKVGAIGRDIFLFRKLVPYALIKYDTEREEPVRDSRGFCSEVPRGEAGLFVGKITKTSPFVGYAKSNDQTEKKKLRDVFEKGDLYFNSGDLLKVDQDGFIYFQDRIGDTFRWKGENVATTEVTDIMILVDSIEEANVYGVMVPGHEGRIGMAALKLKDGHGFDGYDTYQCIKTNLPSYARPRFIRIQNSLVVTGTFKQIKGKLAKDGFNPAAIQDPLYILDETKGYIPMTQEMYNSIISGRIRL, from the exons ATGTACGTATTATATACTGTTTTAGCTGGATTGGCTATTTTGCCTTTGTTTCTGCACATCATCTTTCCTTACTTCATGCGTGATTTGCAATTTGTGGTAAGGTGCATAAATTTCGCAATACAAATTCGAAAAAAACCATGCTATACCATTTTGGACAGTTTTTTGGACAAGGTGAAGAAACACCCGGAAAAACCATTTATTGTTTTCGAGAACACAACATACTCTTACTTGGATGCAGATAAACAAAGCAACAAAATTGGCAGAAGTTTGATGGAGTTCGCTAGTTTAAAGGAAGGTGATACTGCAGCGCTCTTTCTCGGAAATGAGCCAATCTATGTATTCCTCTGGTTGGGACTGTCGAAAATTGGCTGTAAAGTTGCTCTATTAAATAACAACATTAGGACAAAATCATTGCTGCACTGCTTCTCATGTAGTGGAGCAAATGTGCTAATTGCTGCAACAG AGCTGAGAGATGCTGTTGAGGAGGTGCTGCCAGCACTGCAAGACCAGAACATCTCAGTCTTCCTCCTCAGTGCAGAATGTGACACGGTGGGGATCGAAACCCTCACTGATAAAATCAGCCGTGCCTCCGATGAGCCCCTGTCGCCAGACCTGCGGTCAAAAATTACTTTGAAAAGCCCGGCAATTTATATCTATACTTCGGGCACCACAG GTCTTCCAAAGGCTGCTTTGATTAATCACGAGAGGATGTGGATGGCATCGTTTCTTCAGCGTCTGGTCGGAGTGACCTCAGATGAT TTCTGGGATGACTGCAGGAAATACAATGTTACAGTGATACAGTACATTGGAGAATTAATACGATACCTCTGCAACACTCCAAAG AAAGCCAATGACAGAAATCACAAGGTTAGGCTAGCCCTGGGCAATGGTATACGAGCTGACGCGTGGTCAGAATTCCTTCACAGATTTGGAAATGTACATATCAGGGAATGTTATGGTGCCACAGAAGGCAATGTTGGCTTCATAAACTATATGGGAAAAGTTGGTGCAATTGGGcgggacatttttttatttcgg AAACTAGTTCCCTACGCACTGATTAAGTACgacacagaaagagaggagCCAGTGCGGGACTCAAGAGGATTTTGTTCGGAAGTCCCAAGAG gaGAGGCTGGCCTTTTTGTGGGGAAGATAACAAAGACCTCACCTTTTGTTGGATATGCTAAGAGCAATGATCAGACAGAGAAGAAGAAGCTGAGAGATGTTTTTGAAAAAGGTGACCTTTATTTCAACAGTGGTGACCTTCTGAAGGTTGACCAGGATGGGTTTATCTACTTTCAGGACCGCATCGGTGACACATTCAG ATGGAAGGGGGAGAATGTGGCAACCACAGAAGTTACAGATATTATGATACTGGTGGACAGCATCGAGGAAGCCAATGTCTATGGAGTCATGGTGCCAG GACATGAGGGAAGAATAGGAATGGCTGCCCTCAAGTTGAAAGATGGCCACGGATTTGATGGCTATGACACATACCAGTGCATCAAGACCAACCTGCCCAGTTATGCAAGACCTCGCTTTATTAGGATTCAG AATTCTCTGGTGGTCACTGGAACATTCAAGCAGATTAaagggaaattggcaaaggatggTTTCAACCCAGCGGCGATACAGGATCCACTATATATCCTGGATGAGACTAAAGGCTACATTCCAATGACACAGGAGATGTACAATTCAATCATTTCCGGTAGAATCAGGTTGTGA
- the LOC133131404 gene encoding GA-binding protein subunit beta-1 isoform X5 has translation MGMSLVDLGKKLLEAARSGQDDEVRILMANGAPFTTDWLGTSPLHLSAQFGHYSTTEVLLRAGVSRDARTKVDRTPLHMAASEGHARIVEVLLKHGADVNAKDMLKMTALHWATEHGHRDVVELLIKYGADVHVQSKFSKNALEIACDNGNEELAEILQVSMQNQINTNPESPDTVTIHAASPQFIIGPGGLVNLASLVSGDVSKSADEAGLSALQFGNSSTSVLATLAAIAEASAPLTNSPETPVVATEEVVTADTVDGAIQQVVSSGGQQVITIVTDGIQLGNLQSASGIGQPIIVTMPDGQQVLTVPATDIAEETVISEEPTMKRQRTEMVESYIETQEIEEKETLQKQLEEANREAQKYRQQLLKKEQEAEAYRLKIEAITRQQSSKKAV, from the exons ATGTCACTGGTGGACCTGGGGAAAAAGCTGCTGGAGGCAGCTAGGTCAGGGCAGGACGATGAGGTTCGGATTCTCATGGCTAATGGAGCGCCGTTCACCACAGATTGG CTTGGGACCTCTCCCCTGCACCTCTCCGCTCAGTTCGGCCATTACTCCACTACAGAGGTCCTCCTCAGGGCGGGCGTCAGCCGAGATGCCCGAACCAAAGTGGACAGGACCCCGTTGCACATGGCAGCTTCCGAGGGCCATGCCCGCATTGTGGAAGTGCTGCTGAAG CATGGAGCTGATGTAAACGCGAAAGACATGTTGAAGATGACGGCGCTCCACTGGGCTACAGAACATGGCCACCGGGATGTCGTTGAACTCCTGATAAAGTACGGCGCAGACGTGCACGTCCAGAGCAAATTCAGCAAGAATGCTCTGGAAATTGCTTGCGACAACGGTAACGAAGAACTAGCAGAAATCCTTCAG gTGTCCATGcaaaaccaaataaacacaaaccccGAGAGCCCAGACACTGTGACTATACACGCTGCGTCCCCACAGTTCATCATCGGTCCTGGAGGACTGGTGAATTTAGCCAGCCTGGTTTCGGGGGATGTGTCCAAATCAGCAG ATGAAGCGGGTCTGTCAGCATTACAGTTTGGCAACTCCTCAACATCAGTATTAGCTACATTAGCCGCTATAGCAGAAGCTTCTGCCCCTTTAACCAATTCGCCTGAAACGCCAG TGGTTGCGACAGAAGAGGTTGTGACCGCAGACACAGTAGACGGAGCCATTCAGCAGGTCGTCAGCTCAGGGGGTCAGCAGGTCATAACCATAGTTACAGATGGAATCCAGCTTGGCAACCTGCAGTCTGCCAGCGGTATCGGTCAGCCCATCATTGTGACGATGCCAGATGGCCAGCAAG TTTTAACAGTTCCAGCCACAGACATTGCAGAGGAAACTGTAATCAGTGAGGAGCCCACAATGAAGAGACAGCGCACAGAGATGGTGGAGAGCTACATTGAAACCCAAGAGATTGAG GAGAAAGAAACCCTACAGAAGCAGTTGGAAGAGGCCAATCGGGAAGCGCAGAAGTATCGACAGCAGCTGCTGAAGAAGGAGCAGGAGGCCGAGGCCTACAGGCTGAAAATCGAAGCCATCACACGTCAGCAAAgtagtaagaaggctgtgtga
- the LOC133131404 gene encoding GA-binding protein subunit beta-1 isoform X1, giving the protein MGMSLVDLGKKLLEAARSGQDDEVRILMANGAPFTTDWLGTSPLHLSAQFGHYSTTEVLLRAGVSRDARTKVDRTPLHMAASEGHARIVEVLLKHGADVNAKDMLKMTALHWATEHGHRDVVELLIKYGADVHVQSKFSKNALEIACDNGNEELAEILQVSMQNQINTNPESPDTVTIHAASPQFIIGPGGLVNLASLVSGDVSKSAVVATEEVVTADTVDGAIQQVVSSGGQQVITIVTDGIQLGNLQSASGIGQPIIVTMPDGQQVLTVPATDIAEETVISEEPTMKRQRTEMVESYIETQEIEEKETLQKQLEEANREAQKYRQQLLKKEQEAEAYRLKIEAITRQQSSKKAV; this is encoded by the exons ATGTCACTGGTGGACCTGGGGAAAAAGCTGCTGGAGGCAGCTAGGTCAGGGCAGGACGATGAGGTTCGGATTCTCATGGCTAATGGAGCGCCGTTCACCACAGATTGG CTTGGGACCTCTCCCCTGCACCTCTCCGCTCAGTTCGGCCATTACTCCACTACAGAGGTCCTCCTCAGGGCGGGCGTCAGCCGAGATGCCCGAACCAAAGTGGACAGGACCCCGTTGCACATGGCAGCTTCCGAGGGCCATGCCCGCATTGTGGAAGTGCTGCTGAAG CATGGAGCTGATGTAAACGCGAAAGACATGTTGAAGATGACGGCGCTCCACTGGGCTACAGAACATGGCCACCGGGATGTCGTTGAACTCCTGATAAAGTACGGCGCAGACGTGCACGTCCAGAGCAAATTCAGCAAGAATGCTCTGGAAATTGCTTGCGACAACGGTAACGAAGAACTAGCAGAAATCCTTCAG gTGTCCATGcaaaaccaaataaacacaaaccccGAGAGCCCAGACACTGTGACTATACACGCTGCGTCCCCACAGTTCATCATCGGTCCTGGAGGACTGGTGAATTTAGCCAGCCTGGTTTCGGGGGATGTGTCCAAATCAGCAG TGGTTGCGACAGAAGAGGTTGTGACCGCAGACACAGTAGACGGAGCCATTCAGCAGGTCGTCAGCTCAGGGGGTCAGCAGGTCATAACCATAGTTACAGATGGAATCCAGCTTGGCAACCTGCAGTCTGCCAGCGGTATCGGTCAGCCCATCATTGTGACGATGCCAGATGGCCAGCAAG TTTTAACAGTTCCAGCCACAGACATTGCAGAGGAAACTGTAATCAGTGAGGAGCCCACAATGAAGAGACAGCGCACAGAGATGGTGGAGAGCTACATTGAAACCCAAGAGATTGAG GAGAAAGAAACCCTACAGAAGCAGTTGGAAGAGGCCAATCGGGAAGCGCAGAAGTATCGACAGCAGCTGCTGAAGAAGGAGCAGGAGGCCGAGGCCTACAGGCTGAAAATCGAAGCCATCACACGTCAGCAAAgtagtaagaaggctgtgtga
- the LOC133131404 gene encoding GA-binding protein subunit beta-1 isoform X2 encodes MSLVDLGKKLLEAARSGQDDEVRILMANGAPFTTDWLGTSPLHLSAQFGHYSTTEVLLRAGVSRDARTKVDRTPLHMAASEGHARIVEVLLKHGADVNAKDMLKMTALHWATEHGHRDVVELLIKYGADVHVQSKFSKNALEIACDNGNEELAEILQVSMQNQINTNPESPDTVTIHAASPQFIIGPGGLVNLASLVSGDVSKSAVVATEEVVTADTVDGAIQQVVSSGGQQVITIVTDGIQLGNLQSASGIGQPIIVTMPDGQQVLTVPATDIAEETVISEEPTMKRQRTEMVESYIETQEIEEKETLQKQLEEANREAQKYRQQLLKKEQEAEAYRLKIEAITRQQSSKKAV; translated from the exons ATGTCACTGGTGGACCTGGGGAAAAAGCTGCTGGAGGCAGCTAGGTCAGGGCAGGACGATGAGGTTCGGATTCTCATGGCTAATGGAGCGCCGTTCACCACAGATTGG CTTGGGACCTCTCCCCTGCACCTCTCCGCTCAGTTCGGCCATTACTCCACTACAGAGGTCCTCCTCAGGGCGGGCGTCAGCCGAGATGCCCGAACCAAAGTGGACAGGACCCCGTTGCACATGGCAGCTTCCGAGGGCCATGCCCGCATTGTGGAAGTGCTGCTGAAG CATGGAGCTGATGTAAACGCGAAAGACATGTTGAAGATGACGGCGCTCCACTGGGCTACAGAACATGGCCACCGGGATGTCGTTGAACTCCTGATAAAGTACGGCGCAGACGTGCACGTCCAGAGCAAATTCAGCAAGAATGCTCTGGAAATTGCTTGCGACAACGGTAACGAAGAACTAGCAGAAATCCTTCAG gTGTCCATGcaaaaccaaataaacacaaaccccGAGAGCCCAGACACTGTGACTATACACGCTGCGTCCCCACAGTTCATCATCGGTCCTGGAGGACTGGTGAATTTAGCCAGCCTGGTTTCGGGGGATGTGTCCAAATCAGCAG TGGTTGCGACAGAAGAGGTTGTGACCGCAGACACAGTAGACGGAGCCATTCAGCAGGTCGTCAGCTCAGGGGGTCAGCAGGTCATAACCATAGTTACAGATGGAATCCAGCTTGGCAACCTGCAGTCTGCCAGCGGTATCGGTCAGCCCATCATTGTGACGATGCCAGATGGCCAGCAAG TTTTAACAGTTCCAGCCACAGACATTGCAGAGGAAACTGTAATCAGTGAGGAGCCCACAATGAAGAGACAGCGCACAGAGATGGTGGAGAGCTACATTGAAACCCAAGAGATTGAG GAGAAAGAAACCCTACAGAAGCAGTTGGAAGAGGCCAATCGGGAAGCGCAGAAGTATCGACAGCAGCTGCTGAAGAAGGAGCAGGAGGCCGAGGCCTACAGGCTGAAAATCGAAGCCATCACACGTCAGCAAAgtagtaagaaggctgtgtga
- the LOC133131404 gene encoding GA-binding protein subunit beta-1 isoform X4: MGMSLVDLGKKLLEAARSGQDDEVRILMANGAPFTTDWLGTSPLHLSAQFGHYSTTEVLLRAGVSRDARTKVDRTPLHMAASEGHARIVEVLLKHGADVNAKDMLKMTALHWATEHGHRDVVELLIKYGADVHVQSKFSKNALEIACDNGNEELAEILQVSMQNQINTNPESPDTVTIHAASPQFIIGPGGLVNLASLVSGDVSKSAVVATEEVVTADTVDGAIQQVVSSGGQQVITIVTDGIQLGNLQSASGIGQPIIVTMPDGQQVLTVPATDIAEETVISEEPTMKRQRTEMVESYIETQEIEVH; the protein is encoded by the exons ATGTCACTGGTGGACCTGGGGAAAAAGCTGCTGGAGGCAGCTAGGTCAGGGCAGGACGATGAGGTTCGGATTCTCATGGCTAATGGAGCGCCGTTCACCACAGATTGG CTTGGGACCTCTCCCCTGCACCTCTCCGCTCAGTTCGGCCATTACTCCACTACAGAGGTCCTCCTCAGGGCGGGCGTCAGCCGAGATGCCCGAACCAAAGTGGACAGGACCCCGTTGCACATGGCAGCTTCCGAGGGCCATGCCCGCATTGTGGAAGTGCTGCTGAAG CATGGAGCTGATGTAAACGCGAAAGACATGTTGAAGATGACGGCGCTCCACTGGGCTACAGAACATGGCCACCGGGATGTCGTTGAACTCCTGATAAAGTACGGCGCAGACGTGCACGTCCAGAGCAAATTCAGCAAGAATGCTCTGGAAATTGCTTGCGACAACGGTAACGAAGAACTAGCAGAAATCCTTCAG gTGTCCATGcaaaaccaaataaacacaaaccccGAGAGCCCAGACACTGTGACTATACACGCTGCGTCCCCACAGTTCATCATCGGTCCTGGAGGACTGGTGAATTTAGCCAGCCTGGTTTCGGGGGATGTGTCCAAATCAGCAG TGGTTGCGACAGAAGAGGTTGTGACCGCAGACACAGTAGACGGAGCCATTCAGCAGGTCGTCAGCTCAGGGGGTCAGCAGGTCATAACCATAGTTACAGATGGAATCCAGCTTGGCAACCTGCAGTCTGCCAGCGGTATCGGTCAGCCCATCATTGTGACGATGCCAGATGGCCAGCAAG TTTTAACAGTTCCAGCCACAGACATTGCAGAGGAAACTGTAATCAGTGAGGAGCCCACAATGAAGAGACAGCGCACAGAGATGGTGGAGAGCTACATTGAAACCCAAGAGATTGAG GTCCACTAA
- the LOC133131404 gene encoding GA-binding protein subunit beta-1 isoform X3, translating to MGMSLVDLGKKLLEAARSGQDDEVRILMANGAPFTTDWLGTSPLHLSAQFGHYSTTEVLLRAGVSRDARTKVDRTPLHMAASEGHARIVEVLLKHGADVNAKDMLKMTALHWATEHGHRDVVELLIKYGADVHVQSKFSKNALEIACDNGNEELAEILQVSMQNQINTNPESPDTVTIHAASPQFIIGPGGLVNLASLVSGDVSKSAVVATEEVVTADTVDGAIQQVVSSGGQQVITIVTDGIQLGNLQSASGIGQPIIVTMPDGQQVLTVPATDIAEETVISEEPTMKRQRTEMVESYIETQEIEGTPRDPPGGAGMRCWGEGRLEYPALPTAPATRLRISG from the exons ATGTCACTGGTGGACCTGGGGAAAAAGCTGCTGGAGGCAGCTAGGTCAGGGCAGGACGATGAGGTTCGGATTCTCATGGCTAATGGAGCGCCGTTCACCACAGATTGG CTTGGGACCTCTCCCCTGCACCTCTCCGCTCAGTTCGGCCATTACTCCACTACAGAGGTCCTCCTCAGGGCGGGCGTCAGCCGAGATGCCCGAACCAAAGTGGACAGGACCCCGTTGCACATGGCAGCTTCCGAGGGCCATGCCCGCATTGTGGAAGTGCTGCTGAAG CATGGAGCTGATGTAAACGCGAAAGACATGTTGAAGATGACGGCGCTCCACTGGGCTACAGAACATGGCCACCGGGATGTCGTTGAACTCCTGATAAAGTACGGCGCAGACGTGCACGTCCAGAGCAAATTCAGCAAGAATGCTCTGGAAATTGCTTGCGACAACGGTAACGAAGAACTAGCAGAAATCCTTCAG gTGTCCATGcaaaaccaaataaacacaaaccccGAGAGCCCAGACACTGTGACTATACACGCTGCGTCCCCACAGTTCATCATCGGTCCTGGAGGACTGGTGAATTTAGCCAGCCTGGTTTCGGGGGATGTGTCCAAATCAGCAG TGGTTGCGACAGAAGAGGTTGTGACCGCAGACACAGTAGACGGAGCCATTCAGCAGGTCGTCAGCTCAGGGGGTCAGCAGGTCATAACCATAGTTACAGATGGAATCCAGCTTGGCAACCTGCAGTCTGCCAGCGGTATCGGTCAGCCCATCATTGTGACGATGCCAGATGGCCAGCAAG TTTTAACAGTTCCAGCCACAGACATTGCAGAGGAAACTGTAATCAGTGAGGAGCCCACAATGAAGAGACAGCGCACAGAGATGGTGGAGAGCTACATTGAAACCCAAGAGATTGAG ggaacgcctcgggatcccccaggaggagctggaatgcgttgctggggagagggacgcctggaatacccggctttgcctactgcccccgcgacccgactccggataagcgggtga